From a single Vibrio chagasii genomic region:
- the ycjG gene encoding L-Ala-D/L-Glu epimerase has product MKITAEPITIAMQTPFRISRGSRTECHVVRVYIEHNGKQAQGECTPYPRYGESSESVLAQIQQASSSLETAFERGMTEPAELRDYLQSLLAGGAARNAVDCALWDFEAQQNEQMFPNSMFELPTHIVTAMTVSIGTPEAMATQARDYVANGAKLLKVKLDGEQVVERVSAVRGAAPGVKIVLDANEAWTGLNLEELFNQLAEFDIAMIEQPLPQQHDASLAHIKHPIPLCADESCHTTSQLSSLLGKYEMVNIKLDKTGGLTEALALAEEAQRLGFTLMSGCMLGTSLAMRAALPIAVQSEIVDLDGPVLLGQDVSPALTYRDGMIIL; this is encoded by the coding sequence ATGAAGATTACAGCAGAACCAATTACTATCGCGATGCAAACGCCTTTTCGCATCTCTCGAGGCAGCCGAACAGAGTGTCATGTTGTTCGCGTTTACATTGAGCACAATGGTAAACAAGCGCAAGGTGAGTGTACTCCTTACCCTCGTTATGGCGAGTCATCCGAATCTGTATTGGCGCAAATTCAACAAGCTTCGAGCTCTCTTGAAACGGCCTTTGAACGTGGTATGACTGAGCCGGCTGAATTAAGAGATTATCTTCAGTCTTTATTGGCTGGAGGAGCTGCTCGTAATGCTGTCGATTGTGCACTTTGGGATTTTGAAGCGCAGCAAAACGAGCAGATGTTCCCAAATAGTATGTTTGAGTTACCTACACACATAGTTACGGCAATGACGGTCTCGATTGGCACACCAGAAGCGATGGCAACACAAGCTCGTGATTATGTGGCGAATGGTGCAAAACTCTTAAAAGTGAAGCTAGATGGTGAGCAAGTGGTAGAGCGTGTGAGTGCAGTCCGAGGTGCCGCGCCTGGTGTGAAAATTGTACTTGATGCCAATGAAGCGTGGACAGGGCTGAATCTCGAGGAGCTGTTCAATCAATTGGCTGAGTTTGATATCGCGATGATAGAACAGCCTCTGCCACAACAGCATGATGCCTCTTTGGCGCACATCAAGCATCCAATCCCATTGTGCGCTGATGAAAGTTGCCACACCACGTCGCAGCTTTCGTCGCTATTGGGCAAGTATGAAATGGTTAACATTAAGCTTGATAAAACCGGTGGTCTGACAGAAGCGTTAGCACTTGCCGAAGAAGCGCAAAGGCTTGGTTTTACTCTTATGTCTGGTTGTATGCTTGGCACTTCATTGGCAATGCGTGCAGCGCTGCCAATCGCCGTGCAATCTGAAATTGTCGATCTCGATGGACCTGTTTTACTTGGTCAAGACGTGTCGCCAGCACTGACTTATCGAGATGGAATGATCATTCTCTAG
- a CDS encoding DUF3012 domain-containing protein — MKKVALILFLATQLMACTEVGSEAWCEDMKEKPKGDWTANEAGDFAKHCIF; from the coding sequence ATGAAGAAAGTCGCGTTGATCCTTTTCCTAGCCACTCAATTAATGGCTTGTACAGAAGTTGGCAGTGAAGCTTGGTGTGAAGATATGAAAGAGAAGCCAAAAGGCGACTGGACAGCGAACGAAGCTGGTGACTTTGCTAAACACTGCATTTTCTAA